The DNA segment ataactaacatgcttcgttttcctctgtgtacatcctggttatgcgtaaactatttcgaactctatatgctattatcaaacttgtatactcgcctttacactatgtgtattgactttattttaacgtatgtgacaggtgtttaggatgcttatctgctaggaaagcgaggctagaataaggtcctagaggccaacaaatagttgtctgtacaatttgaatctgagttgtcggaacagaactaattgcctagattttgtctgtaatgaTTTGTTtgccttttgagacatggtatgggacatgttattttaaattgattggtaatgataattgttatggaaacttctggacaatctgtttcggtcagtgccacgccccgttgtttccgccatcggttggggtgtgacaactggagtcttgtcactggcggaaactacgaaactatgaaacttggaaacttttgtgttaatgaTACAATCTAGTTATTCTACTACCCAATAATACGCaatgcttaatctaactcgcaaatcGAATCAAAGACGGTTAAACGGAAAAGATGGGATTGGccgaatggtaatccgatcggataaccatccgatcagatgaccaaccgatcagatggccattcgACCGAGCTGCCATCCGATCCGCGGCACACCGCCTTCACTCACTttaacactataaataggcctgtcacatcatCATTCTCACTTATGTGACAGCCTCACTCAACCAGACGCACACACTCCTCTTTTTTTCCATTTCTCGgtgatttcggtacgttttacaCTAGATTCTTGTACAACTTTGATCTATACATTATTCTCTACATGATTCTCCTTTGATATCttacttttcaccgtgaaatctctaagATTCGAGCTCTtgaaggtgatgtcatcatggcggTTGTACCAACCTGTTATGTGATGTCATTCTagtcaagatctagctcagatctaaggaatttcatgtgttttacaCTAAATTTCAACTAAATCTAGACTTTTTCAGTTAAAACTTATGTTTTCTCTCGTCTTTTCTTAGCTTTTCATTTAAAACGGTGGGATCCGGATCTAAACCGACTGTAGATTTGATTATTAGTCTAAAGTCAGCTTGGAAATGGATTATTGCCGGGGAGAAGACGACTAGAGTGCGGATTCCGACATAAATACCGTCAAGGATAGACGACTGAGCGGACtgggggtgattcccatccgattaGATCGGCTGTACACTCATGGGTTTACTGTTGTCTCTATATGTACCAAATCGTCGCCGTTTAATcagaaacttagaaactttacaaATTTAGGAACGGGACATGGACAACCCggtcgagtggcaatccgatcggatagccatccaatcgaacagccatccgattaGGTGACACTTGCCTCGTAACCTTAGATTTTTTTGAAACTTTGAATCGTTGAAGACTTAGAACTTTGGATcgaatgacaatccgatcggatagccatccgatcgaacagccatccgatcaagGTAACCTAAGTTGGCACTGGACTTGACATTTTGGAATCTTGACACTtggatcggatgaccattcgaccgaatggccatccgtcccaTTCGCACATATGTCATCTCAATTGAATGGCAATCCAATtaaatggccatccgatcggacaaccatcagATCAAGATGACTGGTCCGACACTTGGTTTGAATCTCGTTATTCTACCCGActcttatgtgttgtaatctaatcaggctaaacctaaagagctccctttgatccaataacagttaacatgttaagcaatcactgtgagtatacttgatccctttttgttttaaactttgggatgcaacatgtattctattaaactatgATACTTGAGACTTTCTGGAAACTAAACTTATCCTATGTgaatgtgaaacttgtgattcttgtattctatttgtgctatgtggacgtttaatccagggtgtgtagttcagccttaacaatagtagcgctataggagatgcacctccccattattctcgggggtattgttaggaggattctagttttccttgagacttgggaaaacaacaaagcatcgggatacttgggttATCACTTGttggactgcgaacactagcacggctgaaactatttttgtTAACATTTACATGTGGATATGAGTtattttaatctattattctatgtACTCAAACTTGCATACTCGCCGGTACATTTTGGTactgactctattttaatacatgttgcaggctgacagGATGCTAGGACTCATGAAACATGCTAGGATGCTGCTTAGAAACACATCGTAGCTAAATTAGAAACTTGAACTATTTTTATGAAAATTTTCTAATTAATACTTGGTGATTGGTGCTTTGGACATTGTTATCATGAAATGAATCTAATTTATATTGAAACTAtttagtgttatggaatctcatgagcaatctgaacgcttagtgctcgcaccccgatgtttccgccattggttggggtgtgacacttcttGACAACATCATCATCGTTCTGGTGAGTGTGCCATAGTATTAATGACATCCGGCTGACGGGGAACCGTGGAGGTGGGGGATGTGACGGCGTGGTGGCGGAGATATGGAGAAGTCGGCTGGGAGGAGGAAGGGTGGAGGAGAACTAGGGTTGAGGATTATGTTTGGCAGAAGAGAGGAGAAGAGGTTTGgaagaccttttttaatgaaattacTTCTAAAAAACAAACGCACCGCAGACTCAAACGTCTGCGCGTGATTTGTGTGGGACAGACATAAAAGATCAAGAAATGCTTCTcacaaaaaaacaaacaccccttAAGTGAATTTGATATCTCCCCTGACCTTTTCTTTTAAAGCTAATTTATTAGGATTTAAAGCTCCACTTTCATAACTTTATAGTTAAAAGTTCAACTTCATAACTTATTAGCATTATATGttctaattatttttatttatttcggCTAATCAATTttttattgtaattttttttaatgataGGACAATATAGTGTCATACTTGTTTGAAGATCACATCTAAGTAAAATATGCTTAACCGCATGGTTTCTACTACTCCTGCATTTTGTAGGAAGTGTCTTAACGATTAACTAAGAGTGTATCCTATAATTGCTGCACATCTTGGTCTCGCTTGTTGAGAGTAGGGTCAATCCACTAACGAGTTCATCACAAGACGGAAGCACTAAACCATAGTCACATGTAGGAAGCACAGGTTGGAGTTGACGACAATCAAGGATAACCCATGTCTCTTGCAAGACATTTCTTTGAGAAGCACTGTTGGAGCATGTTTGAGCCTTTGGCAGTTGCCAAGTCAAAGTCACTAATCACAAAAGTTCTTAATAGATAACTAAATAATGGTGGTTGGAGAGGATCAAATATGGTTGCCAGTTTTGAAGGATGTTGTAGTCGAATTATCCATGAGTGGCATCGAAGGTGGCCATGACTCACAACTAAGTCAAATGTCCACTACATATCTATGTACTTGGGTGATGTGTGCGAATATGTGTATTTTTAGGGGTTTTCTTAAACAAATAGTCGTCTtaaatttattataaaaaatagtCAATACTTTAACAAAGCTACACACGTTAAGGCAAGTGTATGTATCATGACATAGTATAGTATGGTATAAACCAAGTATCAACACAGGGACTCGGTCGATCTTTATACTCAACCTTTTAGTCAGTCATAAAGTTGAGAGGTTCTGCACGTAAATGTAAAATACATACATGAAGTTGAGAGGTTGTGCATGTAAAAGTAAAATACATTCATAAAAATATATGACAAGATAGGAATCAATTTAAGATAAGTACCACTTTGGCTTTGTATCCCCTTAATATAAAATATCACATTTGAAACATTTACTAGGTGTGGTAAATAGGGGATTTCATCGTGAGATGAAAGACAACATCGGACGAACACTTCCAAAACTCTTTATACATCCGCATGAATCAGAGATACCACTTTGGGCAGCATCTCCCTCAAACTTGTAAAACTAGAATGCATAGCCGTTGCATAAGCCTGAATTAAGTATATATTAACCGGAACTATTTTTTAACTATATAAACTCCCATTCCACGGATCGGGATACCCTTAGGACTTGCAAAAGATACTACATGCCCGGAAGCATCACTATGGACTACATGAATTATCAATCAAATGCATAAAAATCAATACCACAATTGCTATAACTTTTATTACTTTTAAATAGCACATTAAAATAAAACTCTTAACAACTAATACTCTATCCACCATCTTTAGTGGGATAAccactttttatatataaaggTCGTACAAACCCATAATGCATGCAAATAGCATATCAGGCGAACATTTACATACACAAGTTCAAAACTCAAGTTAATTAAGATTATTTGCTCATATTCAGTAAAGAAGAATCATCACTaaaaatttaaattataaaaacacCATATatccaaaaatcaagttttataaATTAGCAATAAGATTCGTTTATACGATACAAGTAAACTAGCCACAAGTGACCATAATACAAAAACAAACACTTGATTGATGAATCATGATGTGATCACAACTGATCAATCAAAGCCAAAACGTGGTATTACAAAAGGGCTTCTTAATCTAAGTATACAACCTTTGATCGGTGCCAGGAAGAGGGAAACGGGAAAGCTAACTTATGAAATGGAAATGTACCTACTATTTTATCCGTAAGCTCGTCTATCCTCACGAATAACACTTTAAAATGACCACGAATGAATTTGTGTGATGCAGGCGTACATATCCAACTCACTGTAAGTGTCCACTCGAACACCCATTGTAGATGGTGTAATTCTCTATATCTAATAATGCAATATATTAGACcccccgtagtggggcgttttttttttaatttcaaaaataacgcCGAAAAACGCCCCCAAACCATTACACCCcggcgttattgggcattattcgcGAAAAAGCCCCCTTGGCGTTTTTTGAAACACGCCTTGCCCCCTACTCCTTGTCCAATCACCTTCCATATCCCTTTTTGttatccaataagattttttttgagggtttttgttttatttaattattttacaGCTCATTTAACATAATGCTCcaatccccactacacccattttgtaaaaacgcccaataatgccccattgctgactgggctgccacatggcgcaaaacgccctagggtggggcattattcactccaacgactacgcatggtcttaggaTTAGACCATATGtagtggttaagaaaaataatgccccgaccatggggcattatccgacacgtgtcatcccagtcagcatggggcattattgcaaaagtggtgcagtgggaataatgccccttccaatcattaaacaaaaaaaaaaaacaaagatagTGCTCATTGGTTAGTCAAACAGTTGACCACTCCCCATTGGCCACCCTTTGATCTCTTAAGCGTTATAATTAAAACGCTTGTATGCAAATTTTCAAAAAATAACGCCATATAACGCCTAGTGTAGTGGGGGagggggcgttttggggcgttttttttttcatttttttttaaaataacgccccactacgggtggtcttagtaGTTATATTCCATTGTAGATGGCATTAATCGAaatcatttattataaattagATTAGATCATAATGCACTATAATGTAAATATAAATGTATTAAGTGATCATATATTATATCATTTAAATTCTATAAAAAAATATTCAATTTGAATATAAAATAGCTGAATACCAAATCAAGCCCCTAAGTCTAGCATCTAATACCAAATCGAATTATCCTCCTAAATGTCTTTAACCTTAACCCTACTACGTCTCCAAGAACTCCTATCCTcgaccatgtcctcagaaaggTGCAAGTCTATCAAATCTTGTCTAATCCTCTCATGTCTCATCCCAAATCAGTTTTGGTCTACCTCTACTCCTTCCCTCCACACAAATGTAATTTTTGTTAACATAATAAATGAAAAGACAGTACATGTTTATATTGATAGGAAAAATGATATATATCAAATCCATTTCTATTTGTAGGACGTGAATGTTGTTTCTAAAAATATGACCATTTATGATAACACATCAAAATGAATATAAGAGCACATGCGTTAACATTCATATACTTTGGTGATTTATTTTCTACAAGCTTTAAATTCGCATTTAAATGAATTTGTTGTATAAATACTTGCGTGATTTTGGTTTGCATTATTCACTCAACTCATAACGAGTTGTATGAAAATGGCAAAACTTTTGTATGCCATCCTCCTCCTCCTTTTGGTTGTTGCTATCTCAGGTGCTTATTATTAATCAAACTCGTTGcattgtttttattaattaatctTGAAACCATATATATTTTGTATAACAATTGACTGACTAATTTGTTTCCATTAAAAACAATGGAATGCAGAAAGTGAAGCCACCATCACCATCGGACCTCCAACAAGACTATGTGAAAGGTTGAGTAACACATTTTCGGAGAGAATATGCATCATCGGAAGCAACTGTAACGCAAGGTGTTTAGAGGAAAGAGCGGTTAGTGGCGCTTGTCGCTTGCGTCAAGGGAGATTAAGTTGCGTTTGCTTCTTTAACTGTTCCAACACACCACCTCCTCCTTCACCACCGGCCTCACCGCCGCCCCCTCCTCCACCCGTATCACCACCCGCTCCTCCACCCGCCTCACCGCCCCCACCTCCACCTGTGTCACCGCCTCCTCCACCACCCGTCTCGCCGCCCCCACCTCCACCTGTGTCACCACCTCCTCCACCACCCGTCTCGCCGCCCCCACCTCCACCAAGCTCACCGCCTCCTCCACCACCAagctcaccaccaccacctccacccgcCTCGCCGCCCCCTCCACCACCACCTGCCTCACCGCCTCCTCCACCACcactatcaccaccaccacctgcctcaccgccccctcctccaccccactcaccaccaccaccaccaccaagctcaccgccaccacctccacccgcCTCGCCGCCCCCATCTCCACCCGCCTCGCCGCCCCCACCTCCACCTGCGTCCCCGCCTCGTCCACCACCTGTCTCGCCGCCCCCACCTCCACCAAGCTCACCGCCTCCTCCACCACCAAGCTCACCGCCTCCTCCTCCACCCCGTtcaccgccaccacctccacccgcCTCGCCGCCCCCTCCACCACCACCTGCCTCACCACCTCCTCCACCACCtctatcaccaccaccaccacctgcctcaccgccccctcctccaccccgctcaccaccaccaccacttgcCTCACCGCCCCCTCCTCCACCTCGttcaccgccgccaccacctcccatCACACCGCCCCCACCACCACCTGCCTCACCGCCCCCACCATCACCACGATCGCCGCCCCCACCACCACTACAATCGCCGCCCCCTCCACCACCACGATCGACGCCTCCATCACCAGGCCGCTCACCACCCCGCTCTATCTAGGGACTAGGTTGAAGGGAAAAAGGTTTGATTGAACATTGGGATTTTATGTTTGAATAGCAAGCCTTATATAATTGTCAATAAAAGGAAAATGATTCCAAAAGTGTAATAAATAAATGTTGCATGAGCAATCAATACCTTGTAATTCCATGCATAAATACTTCCGTAATATAATAAATTTCCTTTTCATAAACATATGAAATCCTCAACTAATTAATATTTTGACATACGATTGGATGATGTAAGTTGTTTATCTTGTGCAACTATTATTTTTGTTATCTAGAACACTTTCTCAAACTAGtgaaaaaaaatcatgtttttttttttctaaataacaGTTATATGCATTTGTAACTCTAATAAAAATTTCCAAGAAAATATAATTTTGGTACTAATTAATATTATGTTCTTACGTCACAACAACCCCTACTAGTAAAAAATCTTGAATCCATTAGGTAATTTCATACCAACCCTGAAGAGAAGATGACAATTTGAGTATTTGACCAAACCTAAAAGAATTCCAATTCACATAGTCGTTCGCAATCACCTTTTATTTTTCTGTTAAAATGGAATGAaaagaaatctttaataaaaacTGAAACATATGCTTAATTTGGGTTCAAAGAATAATAATTTGTTGGAAAATTAGGTCTTATATCATACGTTATTTTTATAGATTGTCCTAGCTAGATCTTAAAAGGAATCAAGtcttgaaattaaaaaaaatgtatgAATATAAGTTAATAAAACATGTGAATAGCTTACATCCATAATTCACGTGTTTTACCATCAGTGGCGAagtttgagatttccgaccggggtcgaaaacgtataaaCCCAAAGTTTCTATAAAActaggggtcgaaaacgtatatactcaaaaatttctatacgaaaactatgTACTCTCCACTACTAAGCAAAAAaatcggggggtcggccgccccctcccgcccacCAGAAGCTGCGCCCCTGTTTACCATcaaatatgaaataaaataaacatcGGAAAATTTCATGTTATTTTAAATTTTCATCGTTAGAGCACCCACAATGTATGAAAAAAGTGGGTGTCCGAGTAAAGTTTCAGACGAGGATGGAAGGAGTTGGCCATATTGTAGGTCCGCAAGGCTTGTTCGGTTTTGTGGTCACATTATGGATGCTCTTAGattgttaataaaataaaatattaacatAAAATTAGGTTGTAGTTCATTCTCTTTTCATGTTTTGTTTGTATTTTAACATAAGCATTCAGTAATACCAATTTAGTATTTCACCATCTTACAGGCAGTTCAACGATAATTCAAACATTCGACAACGGAAATAGATATAAAAGTTGGAAAtaaaggtataaaagctagaaaatCACACACATACATGTTTGGCTcgatttgatttttgttaaaagtGGGTTAACAATGCCACATTAATCGTAGCTATATAGTGAATGGTTGGTGAATCAGATTTACTTAACCATAACCAATCAATTTTATCAGAATTTTGGTTAGTTTTGTTGATTAAGAGTTCTCTTTTCGGTCACCCCGCTTAAATATAAAACtaatataaataaaacaatacAAGGAACACGTTGTTGAGAAAAGCTAATTTGAAGTTTCTCCCATAACAATGCTTCTTTTGAGCCTTTTAATGGATCATAAATTATAGATGCATATAGTTTCTTCTGAAGCTATTAACTAGAAACTCTTGTACCTTTAAAAGTCAACTTTAAAAATTAATCACATTATATTATTGTACTGTACCTATTTATTTCTATTGAATACTTTATATAATGGATTTTTTCCATCTTTAacctaaaaataaatattatttaacgGTTTTTATTTTTGGTTTCAggttacaattttttttttatgttagtATACAAAGACACCTTAAAAAATTAAtcacaacatattatttaattgTACCTATTTATTTCTATTAAATACTTTATAGTGGTTTGTGTTTTCAATTTTTAACCTAGAAATCAATATTATTTAACgattttttgtttgatttcgtGTTACAAAACTTTTATATGTTTCTATAATTTATAGAATATACTGGAATGACGAGTGAAATATACAACTAATATGATCTGTCTCCCATAAACACTAAATTACTTTGTAGAGCTTTTTAACCTTCTTAAAAAGGTGCATATAAAGTCAACAATATAATTCAATAGCATTAGATGTTATcactgtatatatttatttagttGATTTTGACTTGTTTTACATCAAGAAACAAACGCCCCAGCCACAAAACAATTCTTGAAATCGTGGTTTTAGGTGGAATGGTGTATGACCAAACGTTTGGATTATTAAGTCCATTTACCAATTTGTGCTGCTATTTTAATTAATAGAACTACTAGTTGAGGAaaacaaataaattaataaattatgTTATAATTAAACAAATAGGATATTGTTGTTTTATATTGGTTGAAGCTTTGAATAATTACaccattttgattttttttattctatTTCTTAACAGTTAAGAAAATACTCTAGTTAACCACATTTTTTATTTGATCAACTTAGTGTATGTGATGTGTGTGCTTATTTCATTTGCTTGAGCAAGTTGTATGGACATATAACATATCTATGTATGTTCAATAAGGTCTATTTGTGCAAAGTTAAATGCTTAAAACTTTGATGTttagacttttgcaagttgaatTGAAACTTACATGTTTGAAACTCTGAATATTTTTATCTAGTAATTATGCCTCTGGTTCCCAAATATAAATGCCTACTCGGTTGTCAAAAACGTAAAAAGAAGAAGCTAGAGGAGGACAAAAGAAAGGCCGACGAAGTAAAACAAAACCACATACacaagtttttctcaaaacaaCCTCAAAGTTCTAGTTCTAGTGTAGATGCTAATGCGGGTGAAAATGATGTTAATGTTAATGTGGATGAAGCTAATGTAGGTGAAGATGACGTTAGTTTAAATGTGGATGAAGCTAATGTGGGCGAAGATGAtgttaatgttaatgttaatgtGGATGAAGCTAATGTGGGTGACGATGATGTTAATGTTCGTATGGATAAGGATGAAGATGATGTTAATGCTAATGTAGATGAAGCTAATGTTGGTAAAGATGATGCTAATGCAAATCCTAATGTTGATATTTTTGATCCTGGAACTTGGGATGAGCTTAATTCTAACTTGATTAATGAATTGGTTATAAAAGGTCCAAAAGGATATTTGACTATTGATAAGGGTCCCGTGGATATTTTCTAGAGTCATGTATACTAGAATTCTATCAAATAGGGGGAAGCTTGATAGAGAATGGCTAGTGT comes from the Helianthus annuus cultivar XRQ/B chromosome 4, HanXRQr2.0-SUNRISE, whole genome shotgun sequence genome and includes:
- the LOC118491247 gene encoding leucine-rich repeat extensin-like protein 3; the encoded protein is MKMAKLLYAILLLLLVVAISESEATITIGPPTRLCERLSNTFSERICIIGSNCNARCLEERAVSGACRLRQGRLSCVCFFNCSNTPPPPPPVSPPAPPPASPPPPPPVSPPPPPPVSPPPPPPVSPPPPPPVSPPPPPPSSPPPPPPSSPPPPPPASPPPPPPPASPPPPPPLSPPPPASPPPPPPHSPPPPPPSSPPPPPPASPPPSPPASPPPPPPASPPRPPPVSPPPPPPSSPPPPPPSSPPPPPPRSPPPPPPASPPPPPPPASPPPPPPLSPPPPPASPPPPPPRSPPPPLASPPPPPPRSPPPPPPITPPPPPPASPPPPSPRSPPPPPLQSPPPPPPRSTPPSPGRSPPRSI
- the LOC110934248 gene encoding pentatricopeptide repeat-containing protein PFL1605w-like, with the protein product MPLVPKYKCLLGCQKRKKKKLEEDKRKADEVKQNHIHKFFSKQPQSSSSSVDANAGENDVNVNVDEANVGEDDVSLNVDEANVGEDDVNVNVNVDEANVGDDDVNVRMDKDEDDVNANVDEANVGKDDANANPNVDIFDPGTWDELNSNLINELVIKGPKGYLTIDKGPVDIF